The following nucleotide sequence is from Candidatus Aegiribacteria sp..
ATATCATTGATAACTCTTCTATATGGATCAACTTTGAATGGTCTGGGTAGTGATGAATCTCCACGCATCATGCGGATTAAACTGATCCATGTATCCCTTTCAGCCTGAATATCTTCCTCACTTTTTCTTACTCTGTGAAAAGCCTCATCCTCTATATGGAGGAATGGTGTACCATCAGGTTCGCAGCCGTGAATCACGAACTCGTCGATTGATGACTGTGAATAGAAAATTCGCCCATCGCGAGTGGCACAGCAAATTATTTCAATCTCTCTATCATCTGAGAAATCGGATACATCTGACGGTACAAGTTCAAATTCAACGGTGAAATACTCCACGGCTGGTTCCTGATCATCATCCCACCGAGCGAGAGTAGTAAGCCATATAACCCTATCTTCTTCTGGTTTAAAAGTGATCTGTTTCCCTATAAACCCGCCACTGTCCAGAGCAGTAATTAGAGATGGAGCAATAAACGACCAGGTCATCTGGTTCACGAAACAGTAGTTGCTGTCAAATAAAGAGATTCCATCCCGATCATCGATCAGCATACTTCCATCAGAATAGAATTTCAGGACGCCCGGACCGTTGAATTCACCCGGCCCTTCACCTTCCCTGCCTATTGATTTGATGAATTCTCCCTCCGGTGTATACATGAATACCGCATGCTTCATTCTATCAGCAAATACAATATTACCATCGGGTGAATGTGTCGGGCTTACAGGCCATCCGAGAATGTATTCGTCGTCACCGATCTCGACTCCTATCGAATCGGTAATTACCAGTTTGTACTCTATTTTGGGGAGTTCCGGGGTTTTTTCATCAGCTCCGCATCCGGTCAACATAATTATCGTGGATATTGATATGAGTATTCCGGCTGATGTAATCGAGCGGTATCTCACTTATTCCTCCTTAAAGAACAAATAATCGAAGTAAGAGATGTGGGAACTTGTTCCGTCAGCCAGAAAGCAGATAATCTGCTTGAAGATCGAGTATATCTTCTGACCCTTCCTGTTCTTTTTGATTGAACAGAAGAGTTTTTCCAAGGAGGGGAAAATATCTATGCTACCCAGGTATCGTACCGATGGAGACAGGCCCGCCCTGCTTGTCAGTTTATCATCTGTAACTTCGATTCTGTTAATTTTGAGACTTGCAGAACGCTGAGTTTTTGCGATATTAGATATGAAGTACCTTTCACTTGCTGGGTAACAGTTGTTTTGTTACAAGATTTTTTACAAGTTGTAATATACTAATAACTTATGCTCTGTGTCAAGTGCGGGGTATTTCAATAAATCGCTCAGATTAGGCAACAAATAAAAGAGATAAGTGAGGCTTTCGATCAAAACGGTGAGTAAGCGGAAGTAAGAACAGCGATGGGTAAGTCGGAACAATTACTCTGTCCTTTGAAGCTGAGCTCGCTTGAGATTGACACCTCCATTACGGAGATGATCAGGGAAATTCTGCAGGGATGACCAGGTGTCATTGCAGTAACGGGTCAACCGGGTACAGGGAAGACAACTATGCTTTTTAGTATTGTCCGTGAAGCAGCTGACATGGGGCTTCCTATCTCTCTCGTCCTCCCGGAGGAGTATATGGAATTTATGGATTTACCTCAGGAGTGGACGATTCATATGGGAGGAAACACTACTGATTCGTGGATCGCTGCTTTTGATGCCGTTGATTATCGTAATTGTGTTGTATATAACCAGGTAAATTTGGTACGCCCCCCGGGAATTAAAGAATCTGCTTTTTCTTTAAATGACTCATAGATTAATTCAGCAAGATCACTAGAATTATTATCAAATTCATTTCCTTTTTTTATTTCTATTTCATTACTCATAGTTTTTTATTTAATTTTAGCATAACATCGCAACTACGCTGTTATTTTCCACCAATAACATTGTTTGGTTTCTCTATATTTTACCATCCCAACTTTTTCTAATACTCTGTAAGATGGAATGTTTGTCTTTTCTGTTTCAGCAATTACAGATGAAACCTGCGGTTGCTCGAAAGCCCATTTAATTATTTCTTTTAGAACTTCGGTTATATACCCTTTTCCTTGATATTCAGATT
It contains:
- a CDS encoding 6-bladed beta-propeller, which gives rise to MRYRSITSAGILISISTIIMLTGCGADEKTPELPKIEYKLVITDSIGVEIGDDEYILGWPVSPTHSPDGNIVFADRMKHAVFMYTPEGEFIKSIGREGEGPGEFNGPGVLKFYSDGSMLIDDRDGISLFDSNYCFVNQMTWSFIAPSLITALDSGGFIGKQITFKPEEDRVIWLTTLARWDDDQEPAVEYFTVEFELVPSDVSDFSDDREIEIICCATRDGRIFYSQSSIDEFVIHGCEPDGTPFLHIEDEAFHRVRKSEEDIQAERDTWISLIRMMRGDSSLPRPFKVDPYRRVINDMFVDGGERLWVRLGCYSGIVYRVYDFSGEILFNAMVEYEGNPADLNSWEITGDEHGFLAINTSQEYSQKVYMLTLVEAE